tATCGGACACATCGCAGCAAACGGATTATAGCATTCCTTATTAacctacatacaaacatacaaaatgcGTCCACTGATTCGCATCGTAAGGAtctattgttatattaaaaatccGTATAATATCATTAAATACGTCCGATACATAGAGTGCGCAAGCTATAATATTGCCCGTGGCCATaatcggaactaatcaaaagtgccgccatcttgtcctctatctctatctatctcttggcgggtaaaagagatcactaactTTACAATGCGGATCTGTGAATTCAGCTACTGGTAATTAGCAAAGTAGGTAAATTTAAAACGTATTGAATTCAGCGTTCCACGTCCAGTGTCGGTAGCTGAAGACAAAGAGGCAAGCGTGACACACGGAGGGTTCCGCAACAGCAGCGCCGCGTGGCAACTGACGCGCGCGCGGCGCTTCCGTACGCCGCGGCCGCAGCCTCCGTCCCCGGCCGCCACAGCACCGCCTGGCTGTAGCGCGCCCACTGCTCGCAAGGACTTGGATCTACGCGTGTCGCGATTTCTTTCTGATGAATTTAGATGCTCTTGAATATATtttggttaaataataataaaatgaaggtACTtagagaaatttttatttacattatgtataaaaaagaaTTCAGACAcctgtagggtaggggtaggataggggtaggaatagggtagggtagggtatggtatgGAAGGGGTGGGAGTAGCTAAGGGTAGAGAAGAAACGCACATTGGAAGCGAAGCTACAAAGTCAAAGCGacgcttgaccgggtccgctagttataaataattcctCCGGGGATGCGGCCGGACACATAGATTAAATCATGATAGatttttatgagaataaatCCATGATTTATTCTCTAGAGATAGAGATAGAGATAGATTAAATCTTTATGGCGCTTACTTTACAACATGAAGACGACATGTTTTATCACAGACTCAGACAAATTATGATCATAGACAAATACATACAACCACAGCATACAACGTTATCTTTTGTCAAAACCAAAAGTCACAAAAAGTTTTGTCAAAGTCAAATTGACATTTAGCTTACGACctcgaaaaatagaaaaaaaaattaaaattgtgttGATGTTTTGCCATTGAAAATCAAATAAAGGACAAacaaatcaaatgaaatatttctagtaatattacaattattttcttttacaaaatatacactGTAAAATGTCGTTTCTACTGCACACAATGAAGCTATTTACTGCAGGAAAAACAACACTGACCGGCTTGCAAAATGCTCGAAATCTCATGTCGAAAAGCCTATATTATAGTGAATTTGGAGATCCACTTAACGTTGTTAAGTTTAGGGAGATAGAAGTACCTCCTCTAAAAAGTCAAGAAGTTTTAGTTAGAATGCTAGCTGCACCAGTCAACCCAGCGGACATAAACACCATACAAGGTACTATGCAAATATCTGTCTAACTACTACTATTACAGCAAACATATGCAAAATATAGTGAAAACAAAACTACAATATAACAAAATTGATTCTTTAAAGGTATTACAATGCTTTAAAATCTTACTTGATTATGTTTTGTGTAAACCTTTTTTTATATGTCtcagttttatttgttatattttcagGAAAATATCCTGTTAAGATTAAGTTGCCTGTAATACCAGGAAATGAGGGTGTAGGAGTTGTAGAAGAAGTTGGCAGTGACGTAAAAAACTTATCCGCAGGAAACAGAGTAATAGTGACAGAACCGATACAAGGTACTTGGCGAGACATTGGTGTCTTTCACCATGATGTATTGCGGGTCGTCCCAGACAATTTAGGGTTAGTAGAAGCAGCTACGCTCACAGTTAACCCCTGCACAGCATACAGAATGTTGTTGGACTTCAAAAATGTAAAGGACGGTCACATTGTCATACAAAATGGGGCTAACAGTGCTTGTGGACAGAATGTCATCCAAATATGCAAAGCCtggggtataaaaaatataaatattgtcagAAACAGACCAGAAATCAATgaactgaaaaaatatttagaatgtTTAGGGGCCACTTATGTTCTTACAGAGGAAGAATTGAGAACTACAACTTTATTTAAAGATAAACAGATTAAGAAGCCTTTATTGGCTTTAAACTGTGTAGGTGGAAAGAGTGCATTGGAAATTGTAAGGCATTTAGATAAAACTGGTGTGATGGTAACTTATGGAGCAATGTCAAGGGACCCAGTTACCATTCCAAACTCAGCActtattttcaaaaacatatCTTTTTATGGATTTTGGATGACTGCCTGGAAGGAAAAAGCGTCAGCAGTGGAAAAAGAAGAAATGATAGCAGACCTTGTTAATATGATGTGTGAGAAAAAGCTTGTAGGGCCTGTCCATAAAATGGTAAAGTTTGATAAATATGAAGAAGCACTTGGTAATGCATTGACATCTAAGGGTTTCACTGGGTGTAAATATCTGTTAGATTTTAGTTGATAAGTTTAATGTGATAAACCATGAAtgtgataaattaatataagataAGATAGTAAACTCTGATACAAAAGAATtgatcttttatttatatttgtaagaaTATAGTTATGAATTATAAATGTagcacattttttatattttgtaattgccCTAAAATAAGCAACCATctttcaatatttattgaatgttacctattttattaatttccctaaatcattaattatttggTTCACCACTCACATtcctacattattttttaaataatatttttttttaatttaatagtttttaaataaaaaaaaattggtttttgCTTTTTCATAAGTAATCAATAGCTTATATGACACAAAGTTGGTATAATATTTCAGGTAAATACCCAATCCGACCCTGTTTACCATGTATCCCTGGGGACGAAGGGGTAGGCGAAGTTGTGGAGGTTAAAGACGATGTCTGCACAGTGACACCCGGTGAAAGAGTTGTATTAACAACAAGAATGCTCGGAACATGGAATGTTTATGGCATTTACCACGAACGAGATGTACATGTAATTTCTCCTAAAATCCCTCTTGCTGAAGCAGCTATGTTAACTATAGCACCATGCAATGCTTATCGAATGCTTAAAGATTTTAGATCATTGAGACCAGGTCAAACTGTTATTCAAAATGCTGCTAACAGTCCGTGTGGTCAATCTGTGATACAGCTGTGTAAAGCCTGGGGTATAAATACACTTAATATAGTTGCAAATCATTGTGGCTATGAAAACGTGAAGCGACATCTTCTCAGCATTGGTGCCACTGCAGTCCTCACGTTGCATGAAGCTCAGGAACTCGCCACTTTTGATACGGCTCTGACGAGGCCTGTATTAGGATTGAATTGCCTTGGTGGTCAGTTTGAAGATGTAATGATTAGACTTATTGAACAAAATGGTACAATGGTGTATTATGGCTGTGCTTTCGACTTGCCAATTGTAAAGAATGTTTTACGCAAAGATGTATGcttcaataaatttcatttaagtCACTGGAATGCTTATGCGACTGTTATAGAACAAGATGTTATGATGAATAACATAATTCAACTAATGGTTATTGATAAATTTATAGCCCCAGTACATCAGCCATTGGAACTCAAAGATTATATCCatgcatttaaaaatacagCTAATTGTGAAGCATTTGCTATCTGTaactatttatttgattttactttgaattaaaaGAACCAAGTAGAGTATGAATACGTATCTACACCTAACTAGTGTATGATATTCAGGAAAACTTACCCACCTACTCCTAAAAGCCTCGATACTtagttaggtacctaataaagtaataattaaattcgttattaattttttattaaattaattttcactcatattttgtatattgaattatgtatgtaatgtactattatatttagtaataaacaaaatgttttaaatactaTGGTATTACTCCGTAATAAATGGTAAATAGtggtattataaaaaatcattaatctaatatattaatattagattaaTGATTTCAGATTTACTCGCATCGTTTATTTTTACTCCTACCTGACAccctttaatttaaattttaaaagtttatatattacattaaaaaaaataacaattatccATCATTAATTACTTTGTTAGCATTATTGACCGACAGTCTGGTTTTTACCTTAGAATAGTATTCCTTTACTTTTCCCACCTTTTTCCTTccgtaggtattttaaaattgcaatCTCAGGTACCAGCAATAAACGCgggaatatttatatttataccatAATCTCTTGATCAAGAATtagaagatttttaataataaaaaagctatAACCCGAAACTGCCCAACTCGTTATCAATTTATTGTCTATGGAACCACCGATAGTGGTGCTCACAAACGGCTAAAGGAAAAGGTGGTGCTcgccacaaacggctaaaaagatacaGACAGCTTACTTCATAGAAACTGCTTAGCACATTTgagaaatttgaatttcattcataattttaaaatcatataaccacaaatttcattcataaatttatCCTTTATCTCTCTCATACAAGGCAAATCTTCATTAAAAATCCCTTTGCCCTCTCTTTCTATTCTATGTATATGTAGAATGTGCCTACATggcggaaacggaaatgcttgTAGTAATTTGAAAA
This window of the Bicyclus anynana chromosome 19, ilBicAnyn1.1, whole genome shotgun sequence genome carries:
- the LOC112053435 gene encoding enoyl-[acyl-carrier-protein] reductase, mitochondrial — translated: MSFLLHTMKLFTAGKTTLTGLQNARNLMSKSLYYSEFGDPLNVVKFREIEVPPLKSQEVLVRMLAAPVNPADINTIQGKYPVKIKLPVIPGNEGVGVVEEVGSDVKNLSAGNRVIVTEPIQGTWRDIGVFHHDVLRVVPDNLGLVEAATLTVNPCTAYRMLLDFKNVKDGHIVIQNGANSACGQNVIQICKAWGIKNINIVRNRPEINELKKYLECLGATYVLTEEELRTTTLFKDKQIKKPLLALNCVGGKSALEIVRHLDKTGVMVTYGAMSRDPVTIPNSALIFKNISFYGFWMTAWKEKASAVEKEEMIADLVNMMCEKKLVGPVHKMVKFDKYEEALGNALTSKGFTGCKYLLDFS